The Pseudoliparis swirei isolate HS2019 ecotype Mariana Trench chromosome 16, NWPU_hadal_v1, whole genome shotgun sequence genome includes a window with the following:
- the LOC130206372 gene encoding uncharacterized protein DDB_G0271670-like, with product MENCGTAMKSVMKSVLVALVLVAQCGSAAEKLASCCTRVTRQELLEPVTGFLVQQPHPPCVKAIIFQTQSGLYCSQLTAPWVRRKILAFQKEKARAVSSSLVRSSPVSLLSFITSTASPSSSSSSPSSSSSPSSPSSSSSSPSFSSSSPSSSSSPSSSSSSSPSSSSSSSSSSSSPSFSSSSPSSPSFPPPPPPPPPPPPPRPADENNE from the exons ATGGAAAACTGTGGCACCGCGATGAAGAGCGTGATGAAGAGCGTGCTGGTCGCCCTCGTCCTGGTGGCTCAGTGTGGATCTGCAG ccgaGAAGCTGGCCTCCTGCTGCACTCGGGTCACCAGGCAGGAGCTCCTGGAGCCCGTCACCGGGTTCCTGGTGCAGCAGCCTCACCCGCCCTGCGTGAAGGCCATCAT ATTTCAGACCCAGTCGGGTCTTTACTGCAGCCAGCTGACGGCTCCATGGGTCCGCCGCAAGATCCTGGCCTTCCA GAAAGAAAAAGCTCGAGCCGTCTCTTCATCTTTGGTCCGCTCGTCTcccgtctccctcctctccttcatcacgTCCACGGCctccccatcttcctcctcctcctccccatcttcctcctcctccccatcctccccatcttcctcctcctcctccccatctttctcctcctcctccccatcttcctcctcctccccctcctcctcatcctcctcctccccatcttcctcctcctcctcctcctcctcatcctcctccccatctttctcctcctcctccccctcctccccatcctttcctcctcctcctcctcctcctcctcctcctcctcctcctcgtccagcCGATGAAAACAACGAATGA